TTGCTGGTAATTAATTTACAGGACAATGATATAAAAAGAACCTGGTTGCGTTAGCCAGAGTTTCACCAGTCTTGCTGTCACGAAATATCCAGTCACGACCCAGACCATTCTTTCCCGACGCATACATCCAAGTGTCTACTTCAACAACATCAGTCCTTCGATTGTTATTGACAGAAGAGCATCACAATATATCATTACTTTGAAACCTCAAGCTTTGTACGATTGTTAATGTTAAAGCATCATGCATTTAAATCCAAACAGAATCCCAAAACTCTTGAAGATAAGAAGAAAacaggtgtgtgtgtgtgtgtgtgtgtgtgtgtgtgtgtgtgttgccTTACCAGGTAGGATAGCGATCCACTACTGTATGCAGAGTTGAAACTACCCATATAAGGTTATTTCTACTCATCTCTCGTGTTGAACCAAAACCATCCGCGATTAGCCCTGTAATTCTACTTTGGTTAAGTGCAGTATCCtgcacaaatataaatatatatgcgGGGAGACAATTAATATGAGTAGTCAAATTAaggtttataaattaattatcaaggATGACATATATATAACAGGCAGAGGccaaatttaagaaacaaaaaaaaacacagggaGGCGAATACAGACCTTCTCCCGTTGCCaaaaaacatgcaaatcaaGACAATTTACCCAAAGAGCAATCAGACGAACAATAAAACGCGTCTGAAGGCACTGGCAAACTACTTGGCTTTGTAACAATCAACCTAAGATAAAACCTGACACATGCTAGGGAAATAGAAGGAATGCTAGTGCTAGGTGTTTGGAAATGAAATAGAAACACAACCTGTAAGTGATTCAGCAAGGCACCAAAGGACATTTTTCTGTCACCGCCTATTTCAAAAGATCTAACCGAAATGTTTTGCCTATAAACAAGGCCATCTTGAAGCAACCTTCCACCGGTTATCAAATCAAGCTTCTTTGATTCCCAATCGTCAGTGAGTTTCTGATATTTCCCATTGACTGCACGAGTACTACTGTCCGCAACAAAAGAATGCGTGTTTGAAGCACGCAACTGTTTCACCAGCTTTCTCTCTGTTGCGGAAGTTATATCCATCTCATGCTTCATGCTTTTTGCTGGTGATTGTAGACTGCGAGGTGTTTTCCTGAGAAGGGTTTGGACGCGTACCTTCCCTGGAAAGCCACTAGCAATTGTGCTAAAATCGGCCCTTCTTCCGTCAACA
This genomic interval from Populus alba chromosome 1, ASM523922v2, whole genome shotgun sequence contains the following:
- the LOC118050679 gene encoding palmitoyl-acyl carrier protein thioesterase, chloroplastic is translated as MMFSLILPSSSKTMSMSGTPNYSSSVDGRRADFSTIASGFPGKVRVQTLLRKTPRSLQSPAKSMKHEMDITSATERKLVKQLRASNTHSFVADSSTRAVNGKYQKLTDDWESKKLDLITGGRLLQDGLVYRQNISVRSFEIGGDRKMSFGALLNHLQDTALNQSRITGLIADGFGSTREMSRNNLIWVVSTLHTVVDRYPTWTDVVEVDTWMYASGKNGLGRDWIFRDSKTGETLANATSVYVMMNKKTRRLSKIAKEVRDEIEPYLMDCECPIINKDSRKILKLDVSTADQICTGLSPGWNDMDINQHVSNVKYIDWILESVPRSLMERYYLNAMTLEYKKECDMDSVLQSLSKMVGGGNSDSFSANKVIEYDHMLRLENGREILRGRTEWKLKDTNSCVNNYIY